Proteins co-encoded in one Leptospira dzoumogneensis genomic window:
- a CDS encoding type II toxin-antitoxin system RelE/ParE family toxin — protein MIKSFGDKETERIFHQEFSKKIPPEIQSRALIKLLILENAEKEEDLKSPPANRFEHLKGNLKNYCSIRINDQWRITFKFSEGNCFDVSIVDYH, from the coding sequence ATGATCAAATCTTTCGGAGATAAAGAGACTGAAAGGATCTTTCATCAAGAATTTTCAAAGAAAATACCTCCGGAAATACAGAGTAGGGCATTAATCAAACTTCTGATCTTAGAAAATGCTGAAAAAGAAGAAGATTTAAAAAGTCCGCCTGCTAATCGATTTGAGCATTTAAAAGGTAACTTAAAGAATTATTGTTCTATCAGGATAAATGACCAGTGGAGAATCACATTTAAATTCTCTGAGGGAAATTGCTTTGATGTGTCTATAGTTGATTATCATTGA
- a CDS encoding type II toxin-antitoxin system RelE/ParE family toxin encodes MAKEIIWSYRAKSDLQDIYDYIAKDSEVYALNVVNKIIDVVENIPTFPLMGRVVPEFNIENLRERFSGNYRIVYRVGNSQNIEIVTIHHSARLLK; translated from the coding sequence ATGGCGAAAGAGATAATTTGGTCTTATAGGGCCAAATCGGATTTACAAGATATTTACGATTATATTGCTAAGGATTCTGAAGTTTACGCGTTAAACGTTGTAAATAAAATAATAGATGTTGTAGAGAATATACCAACCTTTCCATTAATGGGTAGGGTAGTTCCTGAATTCAATATTGAAAATCTCCGGGAACGATTTTCTGGAAATTATAGAATAGTCTATAGAGTTGGCAATTCCCAAAATATTGAAATTGTTACTATTCATCATTCAGCTCGATTATTAAAATAA
- a CDS encoding HigA family addiction module antitoxin: MKTKRIPTPTVSQILREEFLDPLEVTPYRLAKELHVSTSTVLEILHDKRKITVDMSLRLAKFFGMSDKFWINLQNDLEIRKQKEKLKLKLNNIQTLQRTG; this comes from the coding sequence ATGAAAACGAAAAGAATTCCCACACCAACAGTCTCTCAAATCCTCAGAGAGGAGTTTTTGGATCCGTTAGAAGTAACTCCGTATAGACTAGCAAAAGAGCTACATGTTTCAACCTCTACAGTATTGGAGATTTTACACGATAAGCGCAAAATCACAGTAGATATGTCTTTGAGATTAGCTAAGTTTTTCGGAATGTCTGATAAATTTTGGATAAATCTTCAAAATGACTTAGAAATCAGAAAACAAAAAGAGAAACTTAAACTCAAATTAAATAATATTCAAACGCTACAAAGAACGGGCTGA
- a CDS encoding HigA family addiction module antitoxin yields MNKELMNIHPGEILLEDFLKPMGITAYKLAQSTHIDQKRISEIVHGRRSITADTALRFSKFFGNSPEFWLSIQAHYDLEIKQYELKSELKTIKKFQELQAS; encoded by the coding sequence ATGAATAAAGAATTAATGAATATCCATCCCGGCGAAATCTTGTTAGAAGATTTCTTGAAACCCATGGGAATAACTGCCTATAAGCTTGCTCAATCAACTCATATTGATCAGAAACGAATTAGTGAAATAGTTCATGGTCGTCGTTCTATTACTGCAGACACTGCACTTAGATTTTCTAAATTTTTTGGTAATTCTCCAGAGTTTTGGTTATCAATACAGGCCCATTATGATTTAGAAATTAAGCAGTATGAGCTTAAAAGTGAACTAAAAACGATTAAGAAGTTTCAAGAACTTCAAGCTAGTTAA